One window of Nicotiana tomentosiformis chromosome 11, ASM39032v3, whole genome shotgun sequence genomic DNA carries:
- the LOC104105239 gene encoding uncharacterized protein encodes MKIMASLKSGVLVRFLEDMKMGGHPSEDDRKPNLLQITSIIPVLEEGDHLWPNRGFYLKVSDISHAMYVSLPEEQNEMILANKLKLGQFIYVQKLEDAHPFPLLRGVTPLPGRRPCVGTPQDIVSFSNFMKILDASNSDCIVEKGVISENRIIPSNSRKLCRGLSDPEGLKKKNDALEGKSSKGKFRSLSASKVHPGEKVMALDCTPKRSDIERRNSHLFRELQKTRKRSFDIHSDTESILSSLSFSSHNSKRKSWNESEILGIKEIFDSSVVKHDIRPPRSRSATVSPVRSVRYDSSDENSSSIPRRREVGSAKKMKSSTNSKTSFSKINTNLANDRRGAETGISWDALPSSLVKLGKEVVKQRDIALLAATDALQEACAAERLLNSLSKFSEFHLAEEDDLQPHVDKFFDLQDDMAQTRLVLQSLTNISPLRTSGEADTNSVKEALTIAVERKKNASMWVKSAVALDLSPCSTALNPIHNNTMAVTNMMKKSSTSSRISTKPKGSYIIKSHRNSTDEIPFLLSSDKDEQPDQWTRGITTPAATVLASSLQDECRKLFLGHVEKYLDEVERKASSMVLDSQIAGMMYKVKRVNDWLDVIINKEANAPKDGGNLDDSEIEVCQRVRNKIYGILLKHVERTAMAFGSCNST; translated from the exons ATGAAAATCATGGCGTCTTTGAAATCTGGGGTTCTTGTAAGGTTTCTTGAAGATATGAAAATGGGTGGTCATCCCTCAGAGGATGATCGAAAGCCCAACTTGTTGCAAATCACAAGTATAATTCCTGTTCTTGAAGAAGGCGATCATCTTTGGCCTAACAGAGGATTTTACCTTAAAGTTTCAGATATTTCACATGCAATGTACGTTTCGTTGCCTGAAGAGCAAAATGAGATGATTCTTGCAAACAAACTGAAACTGGGGCAATTCATATATGTGCAGAAATTGGAGGATGCTCACCCTTTCCCATTGCTCAGAGGCGTAACGCCTCTCCCCGGTAGGCGTCCATGTGTTGGAACCCCTCAAGATATTGtttctttttcaaattttatGAAGATTCTTGACGCATCTAATTCTGATTGCATTGTTGAAAAGGGTGTCATTTCTGAGAACAGGATTATTCCATCCAATTCAAGAAAGTTATGTCGCGGATTATCTGATCCTGAGGggttgaagaagaaaaatgatgCTTTGGAGGGAAAATCGTCTAAAGGCAAGTTTCGATCATTGAGTGCTTCAAAAGTCCATCCAGGCGAGAAGGTGATGGCCCTGGATTGCACTCCTAAAAGATCTGACATTGAGAGGAGAAACTCTCATCTTTTTCGGGAACTacaaaagactaggaaaagaTCTTTTGATATTCATAGTGATACAGAAAGCATATTGTCATCACTCTCATTTTCGTCTCATAACTCCAAGAGAAAAAGTTGGAACGAGTCAGAGATTTTGGGAATTAAAGAGATCTTTGATTCTTCAGTTGTTAAACACGATATCAGACCACCTCGTAGTCGTAGTGCAACT GTTTCACCAGTTCGTTCTGTAAGGTATGATAGCTCGGATGAAAATTCAAGTTCAATACCAAGAAGAAGAGAAGTTGGTTCTGCAAAGAAAATGAAGAGTTCCACTAATAGCAAAACTTCTTTCTCCAAGATAAATACAAATTTAGCTAATGACAGACGAGGGGCAGAAACTGGTATATCATGGGACGCACTCCCCTCGAGCTTGGTGAAGCTTGGAAAG GAGGTTGTAAAGCAAAGAGACATTGCTCTTCTAGCAGCTACTGATGCTTTGCAAGAAGCTTGTGCAGCTGAGAGGTTGCTCAATTCCCTGAG CAAATTTTCAGAGTTCCACTTAGCTGAAGAAGATGATCTCCAGCCTCATGTTGATAAATTTTTTGACCTTCAAGATGACATGGCTCAGACAAGATTGGTATTGCAGTCACTGACAAACATAAGTCCACTTAGAACTTCAGGAGAAGCTGACACCAATTCAGTTAAGGAAGCATTGACTATTGCAGTTGAGAGAAAGAAAAATGCATCTATGTGGGTAAAATCTGCTGTGGCTCTTGATCTTTCACCATGCTCCACTGCCCTCAATCCAATCCATAATAACACTATGGCTGTCACCAATATGATGAAGAAGTCAAGCACATCAAGTCGAATAAGTACCAAACCGAAAGGGTCATATATCATTAAATCACATAGGAACAGTACCGATGAGATTCCTTTCTTATTGTCATCTGACAAAGATGAGCAACCTGATCAATGGACTAGGGGAATCACAACACCTGCAGCCACTGTCCTAGCTTCTTCGTTGCAGGACGAGTGTAGAAAATTGTTTTTGGGACATGTAGAGAAATACCTAGATGAGGTTGAAAGAAAAGCCTCTTCAATGGTATTAGATAGCCAAATAGCAGGAATGATGTACAAGGTGAAGAGAGTCAATGATTGGTTAGATGTGATTATCAATAAGGAGGCGAATGCTCCAAAGGACGGCGGGAACTTGGATGATTCAGAAATTGAAGTTTGTCAAAGGGTGAGAAACAAAATATATGGGATCTTACTGAAGCATGTTGAGAGAACTGCTATGGCTTTTGGAAGTTGCAATTCCACTTAA